The proteins below are encoded in one region of Salvelinus alpinus chromosome 27, SLU_Salpinus.1, whole genome shotgun sequence:
- the LOC139556400 gene encoding toll-like receptor 5, whose amino-acid sequence MLNELAQCLIYLRGCNLSHKHTHQLDAYLGYQRAHDFRGMMRNLILLAIFGEYLQVMKCTPKCPIYGSIAACTSQSLYQVPALPPYIAILYMRDNYISEINETSFSGLERLKELDLSWQRVNGLIIRTNTFQRLDNLAVLYLGYNTGLQIEPDAFLGLSNLRALSLYRCDLTESILQGDYLRPLVSLETLDLYGNQVKRIQPALFFVNITDFQELNVSLNRMESICEEDLIGFQGKHFRLFKLSSLYLYSMTQYGFDWKRCGNPFRNMSMETLDLSSNGFDVDKAKLFFNAIQGTKIHHLILEHSTMGKSFGFSNVKDPDRQTFEGLKNSSVKILDLSKCFIFTLQYAVFSPLREVEYITIAQNKINQIDREAFFGLQNVQKLNLSHNLIGEIYSYTFDNLPNILELDLSYNHIGALGYQAFKGLPNLQVLDLTGNSIRELGTYGSLAPLPNIQLLRLADNKITSLEGLSVFANNTIILNVQNNRLTNLEDVYTVLTKLMHIEFLWYGNNFIKWCTLNNNISVPAVNSLKLLELRNIALQMIWARGECMHVFENLGKLLSLDLSFNSLQALPDGIFKGLISLEEMDLHFNSLTYLKADIFPESLKTVDLSYNFLASPDPEAFHSLSWINLYRNQFHCDCGLGDFLTWLKGTNVTFPDPGVNEFSCEFPSDLHGISLLNYSSVISCEEDDERLVQGLRLSLFIGCTALIILIMVGTIVFARLRGFLFKVYKKVTARILEGPRRDPSAGGPRYDAYLCFSNNDYKWVETALLNRLDSQFAERNVLRCCFEVRDFIPGEDHLFNIRDAIWGSRKTVCIVSKEFLKDGWCLEAFTLAQSRMLEELRDVLIMVVVGNVPHYRLMKHEGIRTFAQKRDYLQWPEDTQDIQWFYEKLMSKILKDKKNTAKDNNGDITLVNMTVGT is encoded by the coding sequence GGGGATGATGAGGAACCTTATACTGCTGGCTATCTTTGGAGAATACCTGCAGGTGATGAAATGCACCCCAAAATGCCCAATATATGGCTCTATAGCAGCTTGCACCAGCCAGTCTCTATATCAGGTCCCTGCGCTGCCTCCATACATTGCCATTTTGTATATGAGGGATAACTACATCAGTGAGATCAATGAGACATCCTTCTCTGGGCTTGAAAGGTTAAAGGAACTGGATCTCAGTTGGCAACGAGTCAATGGGCTTATTATAAGAACTAACACCTTTCAAAGGCTGGATAACTTGGCAGTGCTTTATTTAGGGTATAACACAGGTTTACAAATTGAGCCAGATGCGTTTCTGGGACTGTCCAACCTGAGAGCTCTCTCTCTATATAGGTGTGACCTGACTGAATCTATTTTACAGGGTGACTATCTCAGGCCCCTGGTTTCCTTGGAAACACTAGATCTGTATGGTAACCAGGTGAAAAGAATCCAGCCTGCTCTGTTCTTTGTGAACATTACAGATTTCCAAGAGCTAAACGTTTCCCTAAACCGGATGGAAAGCATATGTGAGGAAGATTTGATTGGCTTTCAAGGCAAACACTTTCGGCTCTTCAAGTTGAGCAGCCTCTATCTATATAGCATGACTCAGTATGGCTTTGACTGGAAACGATGCGGAAATCCTTTTCGGAACATGTCCATGGAGACACTTGACTTATCTTCCAATGGATTCGATGTGGACAAGGCAAAACTGTTTTTCAATGCAATCCAAGGGACCAAAATACACCATCTTATTCTGGAACACAGCACTATGGGGAAATCATTTGGTTTCAGCAACGTGAAAGACCCAGACAGGCAAACATTTGAGGGCCTCAAGAATAGTAGTGTCAAGATTCTAGATTTGTCCAAATGCTTTATATTTACATTGCAATATGCAGTATTCAGTCCGCTGAGAGAGGTAGAGTACATAACAATAGCCCAAAACAAAATTAACCAGATTGACAGGGAGGCGTTTTTTGGTCTTCAAAATGTACAAAAGCTCAACCTGTCACACAATCTTATAGGGGAAATCTATTCTTACACGTTTGACAATCTACCCAATATTTTAGAACTTGATTTATCTTACAACCATATTGGTGCATTGGGATATCAAGCATTTAAAGGACTTCCAAACCTACAAGTTCTGGATCTTACAGGAAACTCTATTCGGGAACTAGGTACATATGGTTCCCTTGCACCACTACCAAACATCCAACTTCTTCGTTTGGCTGATAATAAGATTACGTCCTTAGAGGGCCTCTCTGTCTTTGCTAATAATACGATCATACTTAATGTTCAAAACAACAGGTTAACTAATTTAGAGGATGTATACACAGTTTTAACTAAATTAATGCACATTGAGTTTCTCTGGTATGGTAACAACTTCATAAAGTGGTGCACCCTTAACAATAATATTTCAGTGCCAGCTGTGAACTCTCTGAAGCTGCTTGAGCTAAGGAACATCGCCTTGCAGATGATATGGGCACGGGGAGAGTGTatgcatgtatttgaaaatctTGGCAAGCTTTTAAGTCTGGATTTAAGCTTTAACTCCCTGCAGGCTCTCCCAGATGGTATATTTAAAGGCCTCATCTCTCTGGAAGAGATGGATCTTCACTTCAACTCACTCACATACCTCAAAGCAGACATTTTCCCAGAGAGTCTCAAAACAGTTGACCTCTCTTACAATTTCCTGGCCTCTCCTGACCCAGAAGCTTTCCATTCTCTCAGCTGGATCAACCTGTATAGGAATCAATTCCACTGTGACTGCGGTCTGGGGGACTTTCTGACGTGGCTGAAAGGGACTAACGTGACTTTTCCTGACCCTGGCGTGAATGAATTCAGCTGTGAGTTTCCTTCAGATCTCCATGGCATCAGCCTGTTGAATTACAGCTCAGTCATATCGTGTGAGGAGGATGACGAGAGGCTGGTTCAGGGGCTGAGGCTCTCGCTCTTCATCGGCTGCACAGCGCTCATCATCCTGATCATGGTCGGAACAATCGTTTTCGCTCGTCTCCGTGGATTCCTCTTCAAAGTTTACAAAAAGGTGACCGCCAGGATCCTTGAGGGCCCTAGGAGGGATCCTTCTGCTGGTGGGCCTCGGTACGACGCTTACTTATGCTTCAGCAACAACGACTACAAGTGGGTAGAAACCGCCCTGTTGAACAGACTAGACTCTCAGTTCGCAGAGCGAAACGTCCTCCGCTGCTGCTTCGAGGTCAGAGACTTCATCCCAGGTGAAGATCACCTGTTCAATATCAGGGACGCCATATGGGGGAGCAGGAAGACAGTTTGTATCGTGTCTAAAGAGTTCCTCAAGGACGGCTGGTGCCTGGAGGCCTTTACCCTGGCTCAGAGCAGGATGCTGGAGGAGCTCAGAGATGTTCTCATCATGGTGGTTGTGGGGAATGTCCCCCATTACAGACTGATGAAACATGAAGGCATTAGGACCTTTGCCCAGAAGAGGGATTACCTGCAGTGGCCGGAGGACACACAGGATATTCAATGGTTCTATGAGAAGCTCATGTCCAAGATTCTTAAGGACAAAAAGAACACCGCCAAAGATAACAATGGGGATATCACACTTGTAAATATGACAGTTGGAActtaa